In Patescibacteria group bacterium, the following proteins share a genomic window:
- a CDS encoding M24 family metallopeptidase: MGYKRHQIKSHEKACIFLEKIVKEAFQYIEKNKNCTEYEVQRFILERFNHYNLKTDKSRTPIVAFGKSTSNVHYYPAKRSSRRLQPNSLIMIDIWARLEKKGSIFSDITWMAYYGKKAPEEIMKVYNLVIGARDMAIKHIAASLRKGKLPTGRQADLAARDTIKQAGHGKRFIHTTGHSLGLNHPHGSYKGLRTDNHRPLKPDIPYTIEPGVYLKNRFGVRSEINFYISSGLKLKITTKMQKKMVLLA, encoded by the coding sequence ATGGGATACAAAAGGCATCAAATTAAATCGCACGAAAAAGCTTGCATATTTCTGGAAAAAATTGTTAAAGAGGCGTTTCAATATATTGAAAAAAATAAAAACTGTACCGAATACGAAGTGCAAAGATTTATTTTAGAAAGATTTAACCATTATAATCTAAAAACTGACAAAAGCCGGACGCCGATAGTAGCGTTCGGAAAGAGCACGTCCAATGTTCATTATTATCCTGCCAAGCGATCTTCAAGGCGCCTCCAACCCAACTCGCTTATCATGATCGACATTTGGGCCCGCCTTGAAAAAAAGGGCTCGATTTTTTCCGATATCACCTGGATGGCTTATTATGGGAAAAAAGCGCCCGAAGAAATTATGAAAGTTTATAATCTGGTGATTGGAGCCAGGGACATGGCGATAAAGCATATCGCGGCCAGCCTTAGGAAAGGGAAGCTGCCGACCGGCAGGCAAGCCGACTTGGCCGCCAGAGACACCATTAAGCAGGCGGGCCATGGCAAGCGATTCATCCACACCACCGGCCACAGCCTCGGCTTAAACCATCCGCACGGAAGCTATAAAGGCCTAAGAACCGACAATCATCGGCCGCTTAAACCAGACATCCCCTATACTATCGAACCGGGGGTTTATCTTAAAAATCGGTTCGGCGTCCGAAGTGAAATTAATTTTTACATTTCCTCCGGCTTGAAGCTGAAAATTACGACAAAAATGCAGAAAAAAATGGTTTTACTTGCTTAA
- a CDS encoding SDR family oxidoreductase: MQIDLKGKNILVTGASRGIGKAIAETIGGAGAKVAVHFYSAEKEASLVARSIGNGAKTFQAGLESPAECEKLFENVIKDFGSLDVLVNNAGAMIMAGLDDKDWVEKWDRTMAINLRSAGILSRLAVLHFKKKGGGRIINIASRAAFRGDTPEFLAYAASKGGMVALSRSIARDFGKDGIKSFIIAPGWVRTEATRESIEEYGEDQILGGIALDRLTEPKDIAPLAAFLASGLADHATGGTFDVNAASYVH; the protein is encoded by the coding sequence ATGCAAATTGATTTGAAAGGAAAAAATATTCTCGTAACCGGCGCCAGTCGGGGAATAGGGAAGGCTATTGCCGAAACGATTGGAGGAGCGGGCGCCAAAGTCGCGGTCCATTTTTACAGCGCGGAAAAAGAGGCTTCTTTGGTAGCCCGGTCAATCGGAAACGGCGCAAAAACTTTCCAGGCCGGGCTCGAATCTCCCGCCGAATGCGAAAAACTTTTCGAAAACGTTATAAAAGATTTTGGCTCGCTTGACGTTTTAGTAAATAACGCCGGCGCGATGATTATGGCCGGGCTGGATGACAAAGACTGGGTGGAAAAATGGGACCGAACCATGGCGATTAATTTAAGATCTGCCGGCATCCTTTCACGGCTGGCGGTTTTACATTTCAAAAAAAAGGGCGGGGGAAGAATAATCAATATCGCTTCCCGGGCGGCCTTCCGCGGAGATACGCCTGAATTTCTCGCATACGCCGCCTCCAAAGGCGGAATGGTGGCCTTAAGCCGCTCAATTGCCCGAGATTTCGGAAAAGACGGCATTAAATCATTTATAATAGCTCCGGGCTGGGTCCGGACCGAAGCGACCCGGGAATCGATTGAAGAGTATGGCGAAGACCAGATTCTTGGCGGAATCGCCTTAGACCGGCTTACCGAACCAAAAGACATCGCTCCGCTGGCAGCTTTTTTAGCGAGCGGACTGGCTGACCACGCGACCGGCGGCACTTTTGACGTAAACGCGGCCAGTTATGTCCATTAG